The following coding sequences lie in one Mucilaginibacter sp. KACC 22773 genomic window:
- a CDS encoding lanthionine synthetase LanC family protein — protein sequence MKSEVNQDSDVSVYTTSPASLKTEEFFDYELLIANQGITYCFTKPYIVVGKHTLKEGWLIHVSIVRQQFMLAAPRIISELMNAQVSFLMPSGSLLHNEILDGRRGLDLVGKVISVISMDVNQVKHLTKTLIGLTKDLKGPEVLDAAGISTCVYLSYGTLIPGESKLRIRRGVPVSGTNILIDHLKARKIDWPFNDLFPLKKEKTTRLIARRYLPLQQIKKDPKGSVWKCIKLNLIYNSELCLLKQGNPHQCFDDSGRDIRDRLNWQFEVQKKLTRAVPLPQIKEIFEYGHRTYLSMEFLEGTSLSDIVTSIFSGKNWINQEARQQFELLSLTTKVIDIIANLHRQEFLHRDLNPDNFIVLPNGKVYLTDLELCYSIAHQLPSPPFLLGTPGYISPQQQNSLPPQHSDDIYSLGGILIKIFTGLPPLKFSTQYTLYLAEQLEYFFPNETICRLIEACLHPDPTERPTLYFINKTIESFRSDLLSTESSSQISIHPTFRSQNLKEAVKALATPLFIDDKLNWLSESFGLAEGRWGMMYALAKYASTDLFDSEDESMVRHHLREMLQLENLKKNEVQGNFFPGKIDLIVSTAALSVAKLLPGNYTAESALDLLDVSPVYLGLKNGLAGQGLAILNYQYIINSREAYGRLNDIIQTILARQEADGSWLLDDEETRNSRVKVPGLFHGIAGIALFLFSCADKLDHHKAGEAARKALSYLAGVRTLQNGHQIWTVNPNVSNANPWVECGFTGIAYVFIEAYRYFQDPLYKEIASEALLAHPTFISSYFTSFSNGLAGLGEVYIEAGQVFNETEWRERANHIALFFHHTGNRSKNGFHYWHPDDYFEQKVGLCDGHAGILHFLIRQSNPDKFSFPLLQV from the coding sequence ATGAAAAGTGAAGTAAATCAGGACAGCGATGTATCAGTTTATACTACGTCACCAGCAAGTCTTAAAACTGAAGAGTTTTTTGATTATGAGTTATTAATTGCCAACCAAGGCATAACCTATTGTTTTACTAAACCTTATATCGTAGTTGGCAAGCATACACTCAAGGAAGGCTGGCTGATTCACGTCTCAATCGTCCGCCAGCAATTTATGCTTGCTGCCCCTCGGATTATCAGTGAATTAATGAATGCTCAGGTATCGTTTCTCATGCCGTCTGGGTCGTTACTGCATAACGAAATTCTTGACGGCCGAAGGGGATTAGATCTTGTAGGTAAGGTGATATCGGTAATATCTATGGATGTAAACCAGGTAAAACATCTTACCAAAACTTTAATCGGGTTGACGAAGGATTTAAAGGGTCCGGAAGTTCTTGATGCGGCCGGCATTTCTACATGTGTTTATCTTTCTTATGGAACATTAATCCCCGGGGAATCAAAATTAAGAATCAGGAGAGGTGTACCGGTCAGTGGTACAAATATTCTTATTGATCATTTAAAGGCGCGAAAAATTGACTGGCCTTTCAATGACCTGTTCCCTCTAAAAAAAGAAAAGACCACCCGGCTCATAGCACGACGTTATCTGCCCCTGCAGCAAATTAAAAAAGACCCCAAAGGATCAGTTTGGAAATGCATTAAACTAAACCTGATTTATAATAGTGAATTGTGTTTGTTGAAACAGGGCAATCCACACCAATGCTTTGACGATTCAGGGAGGGACATCCGCGATAGGCTGAATTGGCAGTTCGAGGTGCAGAAAAAACTAACTCGGGCGGTGCCCTTGCCTCAAATAAAGGAGATTTTTGAGTATGGTCATAGAACTTATTTATCAATGGAGTTTCTTGAAGGAACTTCATTGAGCGATATCGTAACCTCGATCTTCTCAGGCAAAAACTGGATTAATCAGGAAGCTCGCCAACAATTCGAATTATTGTCCCTGACGACGAAGGTCATAGACATCATTGCGAATCTCCATCGACAGGAGTTTTTGCATCGGGATTTGAATCCGGATAATTTTATTGTTTTACCTAATGGAAAAGTATATCTCACAGATCTGGAATTGTGCTACTCAATAGCACATCAACTTCCCAGTCCACCATTTTTACTTGGAACACCTGGATATATTTCTCCACAACAACAGAATTCTTTGCCCCCGCAACACAGTGATGACATATACAGCCTGGGAGGGATTTTAATCAAAATATTTACAGGCTTGCCACCTTTAAAGTTCAGTACGCAATACACCCTGTATTTGGCAGAACAACTTGAATACTTTTTCCCAAATGAAACGATTTGCCGTTTGATCGAAGCATGCCTGCACCCGGATCCTACAGAAAGGCCAACATTATATTTCATTAATAAAACGATCGAATCGTTTCGATCGGATTTATTATCGACAGAAAGTTCATCCCAAATATCTATTCATCCAACTTTTAGATCGCAAAACTTAAAAGAGGCTGTTAAAGCTTTGGCCACACCGCTTTTCATTGACGATAAATTAAACTGGCTATCAGAAAGTTTTGGTTTAGCTGAAGGCCGGTGGGGTATGATGTATGCCCTTGCTAAATATGCAAGTACAGACCTGTTTGATAGTGAAGATGAAAGTATGGTGCGACATCACCTGCGCGAAATGCTGCAGTTAGAAAATTTAAAAAAGAACGAGGTTCAGGGCAATTTCTTTCCCGGTAAGATTGACTTAATAGTGTCAACTGCAGCGCTTTCAGTGGCAAAATTATTGCCAGGAAATTATACTGCTGAATCGGCGCTTGATTTATTAGATGTGTCACCTGTTTACCTGGGGTTAAAGAATGGATTAGCTGGTCAGGGGCTGGCTATTTTAAATTACCAGTATATAATAAACTCACGCGAAGCCTATGGCCGGTTGAACGATATCATTCAAACAATATTAGCTCGGCAAGAGGCCGACGGGTCCTGGCTGCTGGATGACGAGGAAACAAGGAACTCTCGGGTAAAGGTGCCGGGATTATTTCACGGCATTGCAGGTATTGCTCTTTTTTTGTTTTCCTGTGCGGATAAACTGGATCATCATAAAGCAGGCGAAGCTGCCCGGAAAGCGCTGTCATACCTGGCCGGAGTCAGAACGCTGCAAAATGGACATCAGATATGGACGGTAAACCCAAACGTTTCTAACGCTAATCCCTGGGTGGAATGTGGGTTTACGGGAATTGCCTATGTTTTCATTGAGGCTTACCGGTATTTTCAGGACCCTTTGTACAAAGAAATCGCGAGTGAAGCGCTGCTGGCACATCCGACATTTATTTCAAGCTATTTTACAAGTTTTTCCAACGGCTTAGCCGGTCTTGGCGAGGTGTATATTGAAGCCGGCCAGGTATTTAACGAAACGGAATGGCGGGAACGGGCAAACCACATCGCATTGTTCTTCCATCATACAGGCAACAGGTCTAAAAACGGTTTTCACTATTGGCACCCCGACGATTATTTCGAGCAAAAAGTTGGCCTTTGCGACGGACATGCGGGCATATTGCACTTTTTAATACGCCAGTCAAATCCGGACAAATTTAGTTTCCCACTATTACAAGTTTAA